In the genome of Verrucomicrobiota bacterium, one region contains:
- a CDS encoding LysM peptidoglycan-binding domain-containing protein — MNTPSPLIPQGSLQQHKSQGKSTVRIAVFTIIALHAFIFTGLLMQSGCRPDADKTAGAKPPGTLTATNDEVPKLDSGFYTSSRDLPSTNLPPQTNVFVPTDLAHATSAPPPALTTTAPPLVAETQAQAKEYTIVKGDTLGKIATAHGVTVAAINKANEGLEPTRLRIGQKIMIPAPAAPAASTTGGLGVAEPADGTSTVYVVKAGDTLAKIAKEYKTTIKAIKAANNMKTDRLLVGKKLKLPAPQKAGGASAGATNPSSTLMASPTSAPLSKPRQ; from the coding sequence ATGAATACTCCCAGCCCGTTAATCCCCCAGGGATCGTTGCAGCAGCACAAGTCTCAGGGCAAATCCACGGTCCGCATTGCCGTCTTCACCATCATCGCTCTGCACGCCTTTATCTTCACCGGCCTGCTCATGCAATCCGGCTGCCGACCGGACGCGGATAAGACCGCGGGCGCCAAGCCGCCCGGAACGCTCACCGCTACGAATGACGAAGTGCCAAAGCTCGATTCCGGCTTTTACACCAGCTCGCGCGACCTTCCTTCCACGAATCTTCCCCCGCAGACGAACGTCTTCGTTCCGACTGATCTCGCTCACGCCACGTCGGCGCCGCCTCCGGCTTTGACGACGACGGCCCCGCCTCTGGTTGCCGAGACTCAGGCTCAGGCGAAGGAATACACGATCGTGAAGGGCGACACGCTTGGCAAGATCGCCACGGCGCACGGCGTCACCGTCGCCGCTATCAACAAAGCGAACGAAGGGCTGGAACCGACGCGGCTTCGCATCGGCCAGAAGATCATGATCCCGGCACCGGCCGCTCCGGCGGCAAGCACGACGGGTGGTTTAGGCGTCGCCGAACCGGCGGATGGCACCTCGACGGTTTACGTGGTCAAAGCGGGTGACACATTGGCCAAAATCGCGAAGGAGTATAAGACCACCATCAAAGCGATCAAGGCGGCCAACAACATGAAGACGGACCGTTTGTTGGTGGGAAAGAAACTCAAACTGCCTGCGCCGCAAAAGGCCGGTGGCGCTTCGGCCGGAGCCACCAATCCCAGTTCCACTCTGATGGCCTCTCCGACCAGCGCGCCCTTGTCGAAGCCGAGACAGTAG
- the ftsW gene encoding putative lipid II flippase FtsW, producing the protein MKTAATLFVVCVGALLSLGLVILYSAGMNHGGARYLLMQLVWCGIGLMACAVAAWMDYRRLKKIAWLLLAAAIVILGLVLVPGIGVQIKGARRWFDLGFAKFQPSEAAKLALIIAIAHYADRNQHLMGTFKRGLLLPGLLISVVLALVFVEPDRGTTVLLAATTGVMLLIAGVRWMYLVPPVGAAVCGLAYSLWHDPVRLGRILSWLHPEAHKEGVGFQAWQARLALGTGGWTGLGLGNGRQKLGFVPEHETDFILSVIGEELGAVATLSIVVLFIVLVLCGVYIAWNSRDSFGMLLGSGIVFLIGFQALINIGVVTGVFPNKGLPLPFISYGGSNLLLMLTCVGLIMSIARHVRDPVAVESERYSSKEIFAPQTP; encoded by the coding sequence ATGAAAACCGCGGCGACCTTATTCGTGGTTTGTGTGGGCGCGCTCTTGTCGCTGGGTCTCGTCATCCTCTACAGCGCCGGCATGAATCACGGCGGCGCGCGCTATTTGCTCATGCAACTGGTCTGGTGCGGCATCGGGTTGATGGCCTGCGCGGTCGCGGCCTGGATGGACTATCGCCGGCTCAAGAAGATTGCCTGGCTGTTGCTGGCGGCGGCCATCGTGATCCTCGGTCTGGTTTTGGTTCCCGGCATCGGCGTGCAAATCAAAGGCGCCCGGCGCTGGTTCGATTTGGGTTTCGCGAAATTCCAGCCTTCCGAAGCCGCCAAACTCGCGCTCATTATCGCGATCGCTCATTACGCGGACCGCAACCAGCACCTCATGGGGACGTTCAAACGCGGGTTGCTCCTGCCGGGGCTGCTCATCAGCGTCGTGCTGGCGCTTGTCTTTGTCGAACCCGACCGCGGCACGACCGTGCTTCTGGCCGCGACCACCGGCGTGATGTTGCTGATTGCGGGGGTTCGCTGGATGTATTTGGTTCCGCCAGTCGGCGCGGCGGTTTGCGGGCTGGCTTATTCACTCTGGCACGATCCGGTCCGACTCGGCCGAATCTTAAGCTGGCTTCATCCGGAAGCGCACAAGGAAGGCGTCGGTTTCCAGGCCTGGCAAGCGCGGCTGGCGCTGGGCACCGGAGGATGGACTGGGTTGGGTTTAGGAAATGGACGACAGAAGCTCGGATTCGTTCCCGAACATGAAACGGACTTCATTCTGTCTGTCATTGGCGAAGAACTCGGCGCCGTGGCGACGCTGAGCATTGTCGTACTTTTCATCGTGCTCGTCCTTTGCGGGGTGTACATCGCCTGGAATTCGCGGGACTCCTTCGGAATGCTGCTCGGCTCCGGGATTGTTTTTCTGATCGGATTCCAGGCGTTGATCAACATCGGCGTGGTGACCGGAGTTTTTCCGAACAAAGGGCTGCCCCTGCCGTTCATCAGTTACGGCGGGTCGAATCTGTTGCTCATGCTCACTTGCGTGGGCCTGATCATGAGCATCGCACGCCACGTGCGAGACCCGGTCGCCGTCGAATCGGAACGTTACTCGTCGAAAGAAATCTTCGCCCCTCAGACGCCTTGA
- a CDS encoding UDP-N-acetylglucosamine--N-acetylmuramyl-(pentapeptide) pyrophosphoryl-undecaprenol N-acetylglucosamine transferase: protein MMRMPEPIPSVVIACGGTGGHLFPGMAVAEALHQRSCPVTLLVSAKEVDQLAVQAAPEFAIETLPAVALQNGAGLAFVRGFWKSFRLCSKLFARRRPQAVLAMGGFTSAPPILAGRFRGAATFLHESNAVPGRANRWLSFVVDEAFVGFSSSARRLFTQAVRITGTPVRPQFKPADAGACRVALGLDPNRPVLLIMGGSQGARRINELVTQSLAQIGTRAPQLQFIHLTGSSDQARVAAAYRASGRRALVRAFLTEMELALGAATLAIGRAGASSLSELAAMRLPTILIPYPSAADDHQFHNARAYVETGAAVHLAESTVNPEILSRHVLELVENTSARGEMSRALERWFYPHAAEEIAGRILEMINFPGISERETQPLPEAIGKSSAALDRNDENRLAFAVK from the coding sequence TTGATGCGAATGCCAGAGCCAATCCCGTCCGTTGTCATCGCGTGTGGCGGAACAGGAGGACATTTGTTCCCGGGAATGGCCGTCGCCGAGGCGCTGCACCAGCGGTCGTGTCCCGTGACCTTGCTGGTTTCCGCCAAAGAGGTGGATCAACTGGCCGTCCAGGCCGCGCCCGAATTCGCCATCGAAACGTTGCCTGCCGTGGCGCTGCAAAATGGCGCGGGGCTCGCGTTTGTCCGCGGGTTCTGGAAGTCCTTTCGCCTGTGCTCGAAGCTTTTCGCGCGGCGACGCCCGCAAGCGGTGCTGGCCATGGGTGGTTTCACCAGCGCGCCGCCTATTCTGGCGGGCCGGTTCCGAGGCGCGGCGACGTTCCTGCACGAATCCAATGCCGTTCCCGGCCGGGCCAACCGCTGGCTCTCTTTTGTCGTGGACGAAGCATTCGTCGGGTTTTCGTCTTCGGCGCGGAGACTTTTCACGCAAGCCGTCCGAATCACGGGAACGCCCGTCCGCCCACAATTCAAACCCGCCGATGCCGGCGCGTGCCGCGTCGCGCTCGGCCTGGATCCGAACCGGCCCGTCCTGCTAATCATGGGCGGCAGCCAGGGTGCGCGCCGCATCAACGAGTTGGTGACGCAGTCGCTGGCGCAGATCGGGACTCGGGCGCCGCAACTGCAGTTCATTCATCTCACGGGCAGTTCCGACCAGGCGAGAGTGGCGGCGGCCTACCGGGCCAGCGGCCGGCGCGCTCTGGTGCGCGCGTTCTTGACCGAAATGGAACTGGCCTTGGGGGCCGCGACGCTGGCGATTGGACGCGCCGGCGCCTCTTCGTTGTCCGAACTGGCCGCGATGCGGTTGCCCACGATCTTGATCCCTTACCCCTCCGCGGCGGACGACCATCAATTTCATAATGCGCGGGCTTACGTTGAGACGGGCGCAGCCGTGCATCTCGCCGAATCGACGGTCAATCCCGAAATCCTGAGCCGCCACGTTCTGGAGTTGGTTGAGAACACTTCCGCGCGAGGCGAGATGAGCCGCGCGCTCGAACGATGGTTTTACCCTCACGCCGCGGAAGAAATCGCCGGGCGCATTTTGGAAATGATCAACTTTCCCGGAATCAGCGAGCGGGAAACGCAACCTTTGCCCGAAGCGATCGGTAAGAGTTCGGCCGCTCTCGACCGGAATGACGAAAACAGACTCGCATTCGCAGTGAAATGA
- the murB gene encoding UDP-N-acetylmuramate dehydrogenase, with translation MKSLTPAEVDALLKTQASGATVYLVGAAGCGMSGLGHLFLDLGCKVAGSDLVENEATRQLQKRGAAVQSTHSADCLKAACPFLVVHSSAIPDDNPELLSARDLRVPVARRGAVLAALLRRQRGICIAGMHGKTTTSALAAHALEQLGAAPSYAIGAEVPQLAPHARFVNATLQEEGQGFRTVRTAHEPVRTRSTASQKLSFRSQSKVRDGVESVPTRFRGSPDSAPFFVVEADESDGTLADFQPEHAILLNLDAEHLDHFADLDGVCAAFQQFGAQVSGRLIYCADDERLARLFAGKSNALSYGFHARAQYRVECLTDASRLTPHASRLTPFKVFHGDARLGEFTTALLGRQNVSNAVAVVALLHQLQFPPDAIARAIRSFRGATRRQQELYRDEGCRVFDDYGHHPTEIRATLRALKELAPARLLVAFQPHRFSRTQQLMAEFAACFEEADRLWLTEIYPASEPPIPGIDSTALAGAIRRQGQDVELVPTLGQLPDQVRNDIAFGDLVLFLGAGDITEAAHALADQLEQAAAGRRQSLASDLARRLSPASVVRHDEPLAKRTTLRVGGRADLYVEPASEADLAAVLHFCAEHELSFLMLGRGSNLLIQDRGIRGVVISLAHPQFCRIEVCGTELVCGAGAKLKAVAVEAKRHGLSGLEFLEGIPGSVGGALRMNAGAMGGATFEMVASVRFMDFAGRVQERSAEEIEVEYRGCPHFRHHIALSAVLKARPEAPEAIAAKMNACSQKRWKSQPAAPSAGCMFKNPVSIPAGRLIEELGLKGTRVGGAVISGVHGNFIVNDGGATAEDVLELIDFVKQKARSARSIELETEVEIIGEIAPCKAGLPASTPLERNSAVPAKL, from the coding sequence ATGAAATCCCTGACGCCAGCCGAAGTGGACGCGCTTCTGAAGACGCAGGCCTCCGGCGCGACGGTTTATCTGGTGGGCGCCGCGGGTTGCGGCATGAGCGGCCTGGGGCACCTTTTCCTGGACCTGGGCTGCAAGGTGGCCGGATCGGATCTCGTCGAAAACGAGGCGACTCGCCAATTGCAGAAGCGCGGCGCCGCAGTTCAGAGCACTCACTCCGCGGACTGCCTCAAGGCGGCGTGCCCTTTCCTGGTTGTCCATTCTTCGGCCATTCCGGACGACAATCCGGAATTGCTGTCTGCGCGAGATCTCCGGGTTCCGGTGGCGCGGCGTGGCGCGGTCCTTGCGGCGCTGCTGCGCAGGCAGCGCGGGATTTGCATTGCGGGCATGCACGGCAAGACGACGACTTCGGCGCTGGCGGCGCATGCGTTGGAGCAACTGGGAGCCGCACCGAGTTATGCGATTGGAGCGGAAGTTCCTCAACTGGCGCCGCACGCGCGATTCGTGAACGCAACGCTTCAGGAAGAGGGCCAAGGTTTTCGAACCGTGCGTACGGCCCATGAACCGGTAAGGACGCGTTCCACCGCGTCCCAGAAATTGTCTTTCCGATCGCAGAGTAAAGTCAGGGACGGAGTGGAATCCGTCCCTACCAGATTCAGGGGAAGTCCGGACTCTGCGCCGTTTTTTGTCGTGGAAGCGGACGAAAGCGACGGCACGCTGGCTGATTTTCAACCCGAGCATGCCATTCTTCTCAACCTCGACGCCGAGCACCTGGATCACTTCGCGGATCTCGATGGCGTGTGCGCCGCGTTTCAACAATTCGGCGCTCAGGTCTCCGGCCGATTGATCTATTGCGCCGACGACGAACGCCTGGCGCGGTTATTCGCCGGGAAATCAAACGCCCTCTCGTACGGCTTTCATGCCAGGGCGCAATATCGAGTTGAATGCCTGACCGACGCGTCACGCCTCACGCCTCACGCCTCACGTCTTACCCCTTTCAAAGTCTTCCACGGCGACGCCCGCCTGGGCGAATTCACGACCGCGTTGCTGGGCCGGCAAAACGTCTCCAACGCCGTTGCCGTCGTCGCGTTGCTGCACCAACTTCAGTTTCCACCCGACGCCATCGCTCGGGCGATTCGGTCGTTTCGCGGCGCCACTCGCCGCCAACAGGAGTTGTATCGCGACGAAGGCTGCCGCGTTTTCGACGACTACGGACATCATCCGACCGAGATTCGCGCCACTCTTCGGGCGCTGAAGGAACTCGCGCCGGCGCGGCTGCTGGTCGCATTCCAGCCGCACCGGTTCAGCCGCACCCAACAGTTGATGGCCGAGTTCGCCGCCTGTTTCGAAGAGGCAGACCGGCTCTGGCTGACGGAGATCTATCCCGCCAGCGAACCGCCGATTCCCGGCATCGACAGCACGGCGCTGGCCGGGGCGATCCGGCGGCAGGGACAGGACGTGGAGCTCGTTCCGACACTCGGCCAACTTCCGGATCAAGTCCGAAACGACATCGCTTTCGGCGATTTGGTGCTTTTTCTCGGCGCCGGTGACATCACCGAGGCGGCGCACGCGCTGGCCGATCAGTTGGAGCAGGCGGCGGCCGGGAGGAGGCAATCGCTGGCATCCGATCTGGCCCGCCGATTGTCGCCGGCTTCGGTCGTGCGCCACGACGAACCTTTGGCCAAACGCACCACGTTGCGCGTCGGAGGCCGGGCGGATCTCTACGTGGAGCCGGCTTCAGAAGCGGATCTGGCCGCGGTTCTGCATTTTTGCGCCGAACACGAGCTGTCGTTTTTGATGCTTGGGCGTGGCTCGAACCTGTTGATTCAAGACCGCGGCATTCGCGGCGTGGTGATTTCCCTGGCGCATCCGCAGTTCTGCCGCATCGAAGTTTGCGGAACCGAATTGGTGTGCGGTGCGGGCGCGAAGCTGAAGGCTGTGGCCGTCGAAGCCAAACGGCACGGCTTGAGCGGACTGGAATTTCTCGAAGGCATTCCCGGCAGCGTGGGCGGCGCGCTACGCATGAACGCCGGCGCGATGGGCGGGGCGACGTTCGAGATGGTGGCATCCGTGCGGTTCATGGATTTCGCGGGCCGCGTTCAGGAACGGAGCGCTGAGGAAATCGAGGTCGAATACCGCGGTTGCCCGCACTTCCGGCACCACATCGCCTTGAGCGCGGTGCTGAAAGCCCGGCCCGAAGCTCCGGAAGCGATCGCGGCCAAAATGAATGCCTGCAGCCAGAAACGCTGGAAATCCCAACCGGCCGCGCCCAGCGCCGGCTGCATGTTCAAGAATCCCGTGTCCATCCCGGCTGGCCGATTGATCGAGGAGCTCGGTTTGAAAGGCACGCGCGTCGGCGGCGCGGTGATCTCCGGCGTGCATGGAAATTTTATTGTCAACGACGGCGGCGCCACGGCCGAGGACGTGCTCGAGTTGATCGATTTTGTGAAACAGAAGGCCCGTTCTGCGCGAAGCATCGAGCTGGAGACCGAAGTGGAAATCATCGGCGAAATCGCGCCGTGCAAAGCAGGGCTTCCGGCGTCCACACCGCTTGAACGGAACTCCGCGGTCCCGGCGAAGCTATGA
- a CDS encoding D-alanine--D-alanine ligase translates to MTCRLHITVMLGGPSAERDVSLRSGQAVASALRSLGHAVAELDPVDPHWKLPEKTDVVFLALHGTYGEDGAVQQRLEDLGVPYTGCGPEASRVAFDKVLTKQRLVQLGVPTARFAVVKSPSAPWPGAWKPPVVLKPVRQGSSVGLQFVDRTDQWPAALAESLRFDSEVLLEERIDARETTVGILNGRALPVVEVRPKRGAYDYQNKYTSGATEYFCPAPFDKATTEGIQSAGLRAFDAVEGRDYGRVDIMVRPDGQPVVLEVNTLPGMTETSLLPKAAAAAGIGYAELCQRMIDLALRRSRSRSP, encoded by the coding sequence ATGACATGTCGCCTGCACATCACCGTGATGCTGGGCGGCCCTTCGGCCGAACGCGACGTGTCGTTGCGCAGCGGCCAGGCTGTGGCATCCGCGCTTCGTTCGCTCGGCCATGCGGTTGCGGAGTTGGATCCGGTCGATCCGCATTGGAAACTTCCCGAAAAAACCGACGTCGTGTTCCTGGCTTTGCACGGAACGTACGGCGAAGACGGCGCCGTTCAACAGCGGCTCGAGGACTTGGGCGTGCCTTACACGGGCTGCGGCCCCGAAGCCAGTCGCGTCGCGTTTGACAAAGTCCTGACCAAACAGAGGCTCGTGCAGCTTGGCGTGCCCACGGCGCGTTTTGCCGTGGTCAAGTCGCCGTCGGCCCCCTGGCCTGGCGCCTGGAAGCCGCCGGTGGTGCTGAAGCCGGTGCGGCAGGGATCCAGCGTGGGGCTTCAGTTCGTCGATCGCACCGACCAATGGCCGGCCGCGCTGGCCGAGTCGCTGCGCTTCGACTCCGAAGTGCTGCTGGAAGAGCGCATCGACGCGCGCGAGACCACGGTGGGCATCCTGAACGGCCGCGCGCTGCCGGTCGTCGAAGTCCGGCCCAAACGCGGCGCTTACGATTACCAAAACAAATACACGTCCGGCGCGACGGAATACTTTTGCCCGGCGCCGTTCGACAAGGCCACGACCGAAGGGATTCAATCCGCCGGGCTGCGCGCGTTCGATGCCGTCGAAGGCCGGGACTACGGGCGCGTGGATATCATGGTGCGTCCGGACGGCCAGCCGGTGGTTTTGGAAGTCAATACGCTCCCCGGCATGACGGAAACGAGCTTGTTGCCCAAGGCCGCGGCGGCAGCCGGGATTGGTTACGCGGAGCTATGCCAGCGGATGATTGATCTAGCCCTGCGGCGCAGCCGCAGTCGCAGTCCTTAA
- a CDS encoding FtsQ-type POTRA domain-containing protein, with protein sequence MWFKSKSANRRIERDHVLDVKMRARQIRAGRVRFITKLGAIVFGTALTLGLFWYGSDWALKEWLYKNPAFSIKRLDVATDGDLSTEQILAWAAVKPGDSLLAVDLLRIERDLQLQPVIQDASVVRVLPDTLKIRVTEREAIAQVTGFQAPSAGEPPKPTTFYVDPAGYVMFPLGSPAGLRANSSNPEALPMLTGVLGTELRPGKRAESQEIQAALRLITFFERSPMVGVVDLKTIDLSAPPVLQVTTRQGNEVLLAPEDLERQLRRWRVVHDFAAQETKQIALLDLSVSNNVPVRWHEAGTPSPPPAKPPKTQRSMKKHV encoded by the coding sequence ATGTGGTTCAAATCCAAATCGGCCAATCGGCGAATCGAACGGGATCATGTTCTTGACGTGAAGATGCGCGCGCGCCAGATCCGGGCCGGGCGCGTCCGCTTTATCACCAAACTGGGCGCCATCGTTTTCGGCACGGCGCTGACGCTGGGCCTGTTTTGGTACGGGAGCGATTGGGCGCTGAAGGAGTGGCTCTACAAGAACCCCGCTTTCAGCATCAAACGCCTCGACGTCGCGACCGACGGGGATCTTTCCACCGAACAGATTCTGGCCTGGGCCGCGGTGAAGCCTGGCGACAGTTTGCTCGCCGTGGATCTGCTTCGGATCGAGCGCGATCTCCAGCTTCAGCCCGTGATTCAGGACGCGTCGGTCGTGCGCGTCCTCCCGGACACGCTGAAAATCCGCGTGACGGAACGGGAGGCCATCGCGCAGGTCACCGGTTTTCAAGCGCCGTCCGCGGGCGAGCCACCCAAACCCACCACGTTCTATGTCGATCCGGCCGGCTATGTCATGTTCCCGCTTGGGTCGCCCGCCGGCTTACGCGCAAACTCTTCCAACCCGGAGGCTCTGCCGATGTTGACGGGTGTTCTCGGCACGGAGTTGCGCCCTGGCAAGCGGGCCGAGTCCCAGGAAATTCAGGCCGCGTTGCGGCTCATCACTTTCTTCGAACGCTCGCCGATGGTGGGGGTGGTCGATCTCAAAACGATTGATCTTTCGGCGCCGCCGGTCTTGCAGGTGACGACCCGCCAAGGGAACGAAGTGCTTCTCGCGCCCGAAGATCTTGAGCGGCAACTGCGCCGCTGGCGGGTCGTCCATGACTTCGCCGCGCAAGAGACCAAACAGATCGCCTTGCTGGATCTTTCCGTGTCCAACAACGTCCCCGTTCGCTGGCATGAGGCCGGCACCCCCTCGCCGCCTCCTGCCAAACCTCCCAAAACCCAACGTTCGATGAAAAAACATGTTTAA
- the ftsA gene encoding cell division protein FtsA, which translates to MFKSHPIIVGLDLGTSKVCAVVAEPNETGAINVIGVGQAKSRGVRKGEVVDAAACGEDIRNAIVEAEQMADVEIRSVFLGVTGAHLRGFNNRGFHPIVSHDREIMEADVQDVVKNAKAINLPADNHVVHVIRQHFLVDGQDGIVNPVGMFGSKVEVDVHVMHGNFNRLQNPIRIVKGLQIEVECIVFNGLASALTCLDNQQKELGALVIDLGGGTTDYVVYADGVIKHTGVLAVGGDHVSNDLAYGLKLPMGRAEQLKIEHGSALLDRSVRGKSLQLTNSLGTPEKTVNLEHLHRIMSVRVEEIFQLIAEDLESTGLLDYLRCGVVVCGGGARTPEIQRLGEQVFGLPTSVGKATAISGLRSTLDQPEFATAIGLVKFGSFESKKRGEAHSLLPRGLRSTLGQLFRRG; encoded by the coding sequence ATGTTTAAGTCTCATCCTATCATTGTCGGACTGGATCTCGGCACGTCGAAAGTCTGCGCCGTCGTCGCCGAACCAAACGAGACGGGCGCGATCAATGTCATTGGCGTGGGACAGGCCAAGTCGCGCGGCGTGCGGAAGGGCGAGGTGGTTGATGCCGCGGCCTGCGGCGAGGACATTCGCAATGCCATTGTGGAAGCCGAACAGATGGCGGACGTCGAGATCCGCAGTGTTTTCCTGGGCGTCACCGGCGCGCACCTGCGGGGGTTCAACAATCGCGGTTTTCATCCGATCGTTTCCCACGACCGGGAAATCATGGAGGCCGACGTTCAGGACGTCGTGAAGAACGCCAAGGCGATCAATTTGCCGGCGGACAACCACGTCGTCCACGTGATCCGGCAGCATTTCCTGGTGGATGGCCAGGACGGCATTGTCAATCCGGTGGGCATGTTCGGTTCGAAAGTCGAAGTCGATGTCCACGTCATGCACGGAAATTTCAACCGCCTGCAAAATCCGATTCGCATCGTCAAGGGCCTCCAAATCGAAGTGGAGTGCATCGTCTTCAACGGATTGGCCTCCGCGCTGACCTGCCTGGACAACCAACAAAAAGAGCTCGGCGCACTCGTGATCGATTTGGGCGGCGGGACGACGGATTACGTCGTCTATGCCGACGGCGTGATCAAACACACCGGCGTGCTGGCCGTGGGGGGCGACCATGTTTCCAACGACCTCGCCTACGGGTTGAAACTGCCGATGGGCCGCGCGGAACAGCTCAAGATCGAGCATGGTTCGGCCCTCCTGGATCGTTCCGTGCGCGGCAAGAGTCTCCAACTGACGAACTCCCTTGGCACGCCGGAAAAAACCGTGAATCTTGAACACCTGCACCGAATCATGTCCGTTCGTGTCGAAGAGATTTTTCAACTCATTGCCGAGGATTTGGAATCGACCGGGCTGCTGGATTATCTCCGGTGCGGCGTCGTGGTCTGCGGTGGCGGCGCCCGAACTCCGGAGATTCAACGGCTCGGCGAACAGGTGTTCGGCCTGCCGACTTCGGTTGGCAAAGCGACGGCCATCAGCGGTCTTCGCTCCACACTGGATCAACCCGAATTCGCCACGGCCATCGGATTGGTGAAGTTCGGATCGTTCGAGAGCAAGAAACGCGGCGAAGCGCACTCGCTCTTGCCGCGCGGACTCCGAAGCACCCTGGGCCAACTGTTCCGCCGCGGGTAA